From a region of the Gouania willdenowi unplaced genomic scaffold, fGouWil2.1 scaffold_92_arrow_ctg1, whole genome shotgun sequence genome:
- the LOC114461079 gene encoding uncharacterized protein LOC114461079: MAFFTRSLQDLLLITAPPTDVFSGLMLSDEAPGESHSRRPYSPGRTSGPSLWFQGRRHREFLLVLPTCNVGNAENLYEKLSEALRKRGIPWENLIAFNSDNASVMKGRHNSVLSRLKISQPHVQDLGCICHLVQLATGCGITAAQLLRYCSTRWLSLITCLQRVLNQWDALQAYFNSHEEVERSAKVHDLARHLRDPIVKTYFLFLSAARLNITPGTGRC, from the exons ATGGCGTTCTTCACCAGGTCGCTGCAGGATCTGCTGCTGATAACG GCTCCACCAACTGATGTCTTCTCAGGCCTGATGCTGTCAGATGAGGCTCCAGGTGAGTCTCACAGTAGGAGACCATACAGTCCAGGCAGGACTTCAGGGCCTTCACTTTGGTTCCAGGGCAGACGTCACAGGGAATTTCTCCTGGTGCTGCCTACATGCAATGTGGGAAATGCTGAAAATCTGTATGAAAAGCTGAGTGAAGCATTGAG AAAAAGAGGCATCCCATGGGAGAACCTGATAGCCTTTAACTCTGATAATGCGAGTGTCATGAAAGGCAGACACAACTCAGTTCTCAGCAGACTGAAGATAAGCCAGCCCCACGTCCAGGACCTTGGCTGCATTTGTCACCTCGTACAGCTGGCCACTGGCTGTGGCATCACAGCAGCCCAG CTCCTCAGGTACTGCAGCACGAGATGGCTGAGTCTGATAACCTGCCTTCAGAGAGTGTTGAACCAGTGGGATGCACTACAG GCCTACTTTAACAGTCATGAGGAGGTGGAGAGGAGTGCCAAAGTGCATGATCTGGCAAGACATCTGCGTGATCCAATCGTGAAGACCTACTTCCTTTTTCTGAGTGCTGCTCGCCTCAACATTACTCCAGGGACAGGTAGATGTTAG